A genomic segment from Syntrophotalea acetylenivorans encodes:
- a CDS encoding PP2C family protein-serine/threonine phosphatase — protein MPGKILLTQQETAAAQAIYQVLRDEGYHILRAANLTETESMLQQLPDLLLLDSDLDDLHQANSWSELAFQCQQESVSCLLYSSRTQDEFKTSNTTPSWIDNTINRPDDAQEVRFKVAAQLTIRRLTYEAELANRRLLEKQDQLEEYQRSAAEIQKSLLPTSLPDTINLQVAWRLVPCEKVGGDLFNIVRLTEDTVLAYVLDVSGHGISSAMVTVSVTQSLSPHAGRIVRRPQNKPPYFRLLSPAEVLQQLEQEYPLERFGKLFTISYLLINTRTGQIRYSNAGHPPPLLVRSDGSCKALKAGGSIIGTGCSGPFEEEEVLLHRGDRLFLYSDGVTEHSNKQNLQFGQERLFRKLTANKKRPLEPALDNLIEALKSHGQDMIFKDDLTLIGIEYLGNNDS, from the coding sequence ATGCCGGGAAAAATCCTCCTTACTCAACAGGAAACCGCCGCCGCGCAGGCGATCTACCAGGTACTGCGTGACGAAGGCTATCATATTCTGCGTGCCGCCAACCTGACGGAGACCGAAAGCATGCTGCAACAGCTACCCGATCTGCTGTTGCTCGATTCAGACCTGGACGACCTGCACCAGGCCAATAGCTGGTCAGAGCTGGCTTTCCAGTGCCAGCAGGAAAGCGTTTCCTGCCTGCTCTACTCCTCCCGCACGCAGGATGAGTTTAAAACCAGCAATACAACGCCCTCCTGGATAGACAATACCATCAACCGCCCCGATGACGCCCAGGAAGTGCGCTTCAAGGTTGCAGCCCAATTAACCATTCGGCGCCTGACCTACGAAGCCGAACTCGCCAACAGGCGGTTGCTGGAAAAGCAAGATCAACTCGAAGAATATCAACGTTCGGCGGCTGAAATCCAGAAGTCACTGTTACCCACCAGCCTGCCGGATACAATTAACCTGCAAGTCGCCTGGCGCCTGGTTCCATGCGAAAAGGTCGGCGGAGACCTGTTCAACATCGTGCGCCTTACGGAAGACACCGTCCTGGCCTACGTTCTGGATGTCAGCGGCCACGGCATCTCCTCTGCCATGGTCACTGTTTCGGTCACCCAAAGCCTCTCTCCTCATGCCGGTCGTATCGTCCGTCGACCGCAGAACAAGCCGCCTTACTTCCGCCTGCTGTCCCCGGCAGAAGTCCTTCAGCAACTGGAGCAGGAATATCCACTGGAGCGCTTCGGCAAGCTTTTCACCATCAGCTATCTGCTCATCAACACCCGCACCGGTCAGATACGCTACAGCAACGCAGGCCACCCTCCGCCGCTGCTGGTACGAAGTGACGGTTCCTGCAAAGCCCTGAAAGCCGGCGGCTCCATTATCGGCACCGGTTGTTCTGGCCCCTTTGAAGAAGAAGAGGTCCTCCTGCACCGTGGAGACCGGTTATTTCTATATTCTGACGGGGTCACTGAACACAGCAACAAGCAAAACCTGCAGTTCGGCCAGGAACGCTTGTTCCGCAAGCTGACCGCCAATAAAAAACGCCCCCTTGAACCTGCCTTGGACAATCTGATCGAAGCCCTTAAAAGTCACGGCCAGGATATGATTTTCAAGGACGACCTGACCCTGATCGGCATCGAATACCTGGGCAATAACGACTCATAG
- a CDS encoding metallophosphoesterase family protein, which yields MIRILHTADLHLDGSFASLGNRAPQRQVDFLETFERIVTLAIKKDAQLLLVAGDLFDHPRPGKVALGKVQAGLQRLSERGIVPVLLPGTHDSLVSTDAVYRQEDFPGVVLLDQPQVKEPVALTVDGQQVYLYGFAYRSYVSEDALEGMQRRCDEGLHVGLLHGSRQGSPEWNYRKKDLPFSLENLKSWGLDYVALGHYHSFEVLSENERIYACYPGSPEGKRFGENGSRYCALVTIDKNQAAVEPLEVNGRELAEETLDLSGCTELDEAVGRVASLNNSKLLLRLTLTGILEAPIDLSALQSRCEDGFFYLELQDETRLFDSDYARRIEPEETVRGMFVRRARKLMAEVQDDERPVIEHAFREVLTRFRAFSGGDQ from the coding sequence ATGATTCGTATTCTGCATACCGCCGATCTGCATCTTGACGGTTCTTTTGCCTCCCTTGGCAATCGCGCACCGCAGCGGCAGGTCGATTTTCTCGAAACTTTTGAACGTATCGTGACCCTGGCCATCAAAAAGGATGCCCAGTTATTGCTTGTGGCCGGAGATTTGTTCGATCATCCACGCCCTGGTAAAGTGGCCCTGGGCAAGGTCCAGGCCGGTCTGCAACGCCTTTCTGAACGTGGTATCGTGCCGGTATTGCTGCCCGGCACCCATGACAGTCTGGTCTCCACCGATGCCGTCTATCGTCAGGAGGACTTTCCCGGGGTGGTCTTGCTCGATCAGCCACAAGTTAAAGAACCGGTGGCACTCACCGTCGATGGCCAGCAGGTCTATCTGTACGGTTTTGCTTATCGCAGTTATGTTTCGGAGGATGCCCTGGAAGGTATGCAACGGCGGTGCGACGAAGGTTTGCACGTGGGGTTGTTGCACGGTTCCCGGCAAGGCAGCCCGGAATGGAATTACCGTAAAAAAGACTTGCCTTTTTCTCTTGAAAACCTCAAGAGCTGGGGGCTCGACTATGTGGCCCTGGGGCATTATCACAGCTTTGAAGTGCTGTCCGAAAATGAACGGATTTATGCCTGCTATCCAGGCTCCCCGGAAGGTAAACGTTTTGGCGAAAACGGATCACGATACTGCGCCTTGGTGACCATCGATAAAAACCAGGCAGCGGTGGAGCCCTTGGAGGTTAATGGCCGGGAACTGGCCGAGGAGACCCTCGATCTGTCCGGTTGTACCGAGTTGGATGAGGCTGTGGGGCGTGTTGCCTCTTTGAATAACTCCAAGCTGCTGTTGCGTCTGACCCTGACCGGAATTCTTGAAGCTCCCATCGACCTGTCTGCCTTACAAAGTCGTTGCGAAGATGGTTTCTTCTATCTTGAACTGCAGGATGAAACCCGCCTTTTCGATAGCGACTACGCGCGCCGGATCGAACCGGAAGAGACGGTTCGAGGTATGTTTGTCCGCCGTGCCCGGAAGTTGATGGCAGAAGTTCAGGATGATGAGCGGCCGGTAATTGAACACGCCTTTCGCGAAGTATTGACCCGCTTTCGCGCTTTTAGCGGGGGTGACCAATGA
- a CDS encoding SAM-dependent methyltransferase: protein MSLVYFVGAGPGDPELLTLKGARLLAESRTVYAFSPFDQTFAGLLAGKEFYNPYDYSFDGLLTQLHEQRQRGSVVFLVPGDLTFFSPFQALIEHLGDAAQVVPGVSTVNAASALLKRTLNLSGTCSRTLIVSPRVLEELPGSPSLEELAAPGVTLAIYMNHLPLTELVERLRRGYGKNVAISLVHRLGFSGEEVVNGTLDDIVSQCGDRDLFAGSGGRRSGLTLVLVGEALSAAVDHGWWDRRYYRQQTQQEQQN, encoded by the coding sequence GTGAGCCTGGTTTATTTTGTCGGTGCCGGCCCCGGCGATCCCGAATTGTTGACCCTTAAAGGGGCGCGATTGCTCGCTGAAAGCCGGACGGTCTATGCCTTTAGCCCCTTTGATCAAACCTTTGCCGGTCTATTGGCCGGTAAGGAATTTTATAACCCTTATGATTATAGTTTTGACGGATTGTTGACGCAGTTGCATGAACAGCGACAACGGGGATCGGTGGTTTTTCTGGTTCCGGGAGATCTGACCTTTTTCTCTCCCTTTCAGGCCCTGATAGAGCACCTGGGGGATGCGGCCCAGGTGGTGCCAGGAGTCAGTACGGTTAATGCAGCCTCGGCGCTTCTAAAGCGTACCCTTAATCTGTCAGGGACCTGCAGTCGTACCCTGATTGTCTCACCCCGAGTTCTCGAAGAACTGCCTGGCAGTCCCTCTCTGGAGGAATTGGCGGCCCCTGGAGTAACCCTGGCGATCTATATGAATCATCTGCCGTTAACCGAGCTGGTAGAACGTTTACGGCGGGGGTACGGGAAAAATGTCGCCATCAGCCTGGTGCACCGGCTCGGTTTCTCCGGTGAAGAGGTGGTGAACGGGACTCTGGACGACATCGTTTCCCAGTGCGGGGACCGGGACCTTTTTGCCGGTAGCGGCGGACGTCGTTCCGGGTTGACTTTGGTTTTGGTTGGCGAAGCACTGTCCGCTGCCGTGGATCATGGGTGGTGGGACCGGCGTTATTATCGTCAACAGACTCAACAAGAGCAGCAAAATTGA
- a CDS encoding TlyA family RNA methyltransferase: MPPKERLDKLLVMRGLVPSRERARSLILAGKVLVNEQLVDKAGTGVASDAEIRLKGEDIPYVSRGGLKLAKALEHFALAVTDRVAIDVGASTGGFTDCLLQKGAAKVYAVDVGYGQLAWSLRQDPRVVNLERTNIRHLQSNQLAEVPSLAVIDASFISLDKVLPVTLSLLADGAEVVALIKPQFEVGRGQVGKGGVVRDPEQHATVVARIEQLATELGCRVRGVVESPVLGPKGNREFLIYLQKTQQEGCQL; the protein is encoded by the coding sequence ATGCCTCCAAAAGAACGTCTCGACAAATTACTGGTTATGCGTGGCCTTGTGCCATCGCGCGAGCGGGCTCGTAGCCTGATTCTGGCCGGCAAAGTACTGGTCAATGAGCAGCTGGTCGACAAGGCCGGTACCGGCGTGGCCAGCGATGCTGAAATTCGCCTCAAGGGCGAGGATATTCCTTATGTCTCGCGGGGTGGCTTGAAGTTGGCCAAAGCCCTGGAACATTTTGCTTTAGCAGTGACCGACCGTGTGGCCATCGACGTTGGCGCTTCGACGGGGGGCTTCACCGATTGTCTGCTGCAAAAAGGGGCTGCCAAGGTTTACGCTGTCGATGTCGGTTATGGCCAGTTGGCCTGGAGTCTGCGACAGGATCCCCGGGTGGTCAACCTGGAACGGACCAATATTCGTCATCTGCAAAGCAATCAACTTGCTGAAGTGCCCTCGTTGGCTGTGATCGATGCGTCCTTTATCTCCCTTGACAAGGTATTGCCGGTAACTTTGTCGTTGCTCGCCGACGGTGCCGAGGTGGTCGCCTTGATCAAACCTCAGTTCGAGGTTGGCCGTGGTCAAGTCGGCAAGGGCGGGGTTGTTCGTGACCCCGAACAGCATGCTACGGTGGTGGCGCGTATCGAGCAACTGGCCACGGAACTCGGCTGCCGGGTTCGGGGGGTGGTCGAGAGTCCGGTGCTCGGTCCGAAGGGCAATCGTGAGTTTCTTATCTATTTACAAAAGACACAGCAAGAAGGGTGCCAGCTGTGA